The Daucus carota subsp. sativus chromosome 2, DH1 v3.0, whole genome shotgun sequence genome includes a window with the following:
- the LOC108207625 gene encoding acid beta-fructofuranosidase-like encodes MTTDQWYDTNGVWTGSATILPDGRIMMLYTGSTNESVQVQNLAYPADPSDPLLIKWVKYPNNPIIVPPPGIGPKDFRDPTTAWLTPEGKWRFIIGSKQNTTGISLVFDTEDFKNITLVDGFLHEVKGTGMWECVDLYPVSKPGEDRVKTSVDELEVKYVMKASLDDDRNDYYAIGTYDPVNGTWVPDDPALDVGIGLRYDYGIYYASKTFNDTNKNRRVLWSWIKETDSNNTDIQKDWASVQGIPRTVMLDNTTGNNLLQWPVAEVDTLRSNHSVFQNLEINSGAVVPLEIGLTSQLDIVAEFEVDKESLERAQKTDEVYACNNSTGAAGRGALGPFGLLVLAYQDLSEQTPIYFYIVKGSDGNLKTFFCADHSRSSEADDVDKEIYGSTVPVLEGEKVTVRILVDHSIVESFSQGGRTCITSRVYPTKAFSDDAKIFLFNNATEANITASVNIWQMNSTSTN; translated from the exons ATGACCACTGATCAATGGTATGATACCAATGGTGTTTGGACAGGCTCTGCTACAATACTCCCTGATGGTCGAATTATGATGCTGTACACCGGATCAACCAATGAATCAGTGCAAGTGCAGAATTTAGCATATCCGGCTGATCCATCTGATCCGCTCCTCATTAAATGGGTTAAGTACCCTAATAACCCGATTATAGTCCCACCTCCTGGAATTGGTCCCAAGGACTTTCGTGACCCGACAACTGCCTGGTTAACGCCTGAGGGAAAGTGGCGTTTTATTATTGGCTCAAAGCAAAACACAACAGGCATTTCTTTGGTTTTTGATACcgaagattttaaaaatattacccTTGTAGACGGGTTTTTACATGAGGTTAAGGGTACAGGTATGTGGGAATGTGTAGACTTGTACCCGGTTTCAAAACCTGGGGAAGATAGGGTGAAGACATCAGTTGATGAGCTTGAAGTCAAATATGTTATGAAGGCTAGTCTTGACGATGATAGAAATGATTATTATGCCATTGGTACTTATGACCCGGTTAACGGTACATGGGTTccagatgatccagcattagatGTTGGTATTGGGCTGAGATATGATTATGGGATATATTATGCCTCAAAAACATTTAATGATACAAATAAGAACAGGAGAGTATTGTGGAGTTGGATTAAAGAAACTGATAGTAATAATACGGACATTCAAAAGGATTGGGCTTCCGTTCAG GGTATTCCAAGGACGGTAATGTTGGATAATACAACAGGTAACAATTTACTTCAATGGCCTGTTGCAGAGGTTGACACACTAAGATCAAATCATTCAGTTTTCCAAAATTTGGAGATTAACAGCGGTGCAGTTGTGCCACTCGAAATCGGCTTGACAAGTCAG TTAGACATTGTAGCGGAATTTGAGGTAGATAAGGAAAGCTTGGAGAGAGCACAGAAAACAGATGAGGTGTATGCTTGTAATAACAGTACAGGAGCTGCTGGACGTGGCGCATTAGGACCATTTGGTTTGTTGGTTCTTGCTTACCAAGATTTGTCTGAGCAAACACCTATATACTTTTACATTGTTAAAGGGTCAGATGGGAATCTCAAGACCTTCTTCTGTGCTGATCATTCAAG GTCATCTGAGGCAGACGATGTCGACAAGGAAATATATGGCAGCACAGTTCCAGTACTCGAAGGTGAAAAAGTGACAGTCAGGATACTG GTGGATCATTCTATTGTGGAGAGCTTTTCTCAGGGAGGAAGGACTTGTATCACCTCCAGGGTGTATCCAACAAAAGCTTTCTCCGATGATGCCAAGATTTTCTTGTTTAACAATGCTACTGAAGCTAATATCACTGCTTCGGTAAATATTTGGCAGATGAATAGTACTAGTACTAATTAA